Sequence from the Helianthus annuus cultivar XRQ/B chromosome 13, HanXRQr2.0-SUNRISE, whole genome shotgun sequence genome:
GGCGAGTTCAGGTtctaaagtgcttaaataccccttaacgggtcaaaataagtataCGAGTGGAAACGTATTTAAATTGTGTAAGAAACCTGTGATTAGAATCTAACATGGTAGATAACATTAATTTGAAGAGGTGCATGTGAAATAAGGATtaaacaaatatgtttgtttgataaaatgcataaacgggttgaAATTTGGTAAAACGGCAAGgagtcgaaggcttagaagtctcaaaatttattatgtaggatgttggattttaactccatatgatgggggatcaaattacaatcacgtaggaagaaacggtaggtcaaacggacaagcggattgaaagatacgaaagttttcgtgtcaaaaacgGCAAAAATGGAAGGGTCTGattcaggggccaccgtaacttacggtgggcaccgtaagttacggtgggggGCTGAAATCGCTACGCCAGTTACCTCCTGCCTTACGGTGGAGGTAATTTAGAACaagggccaccgtaacttacggtgcccaccgtaagttacggtggaggccagtttCAAGTTCTTGTTTCTAGGATCAAGAGATCAATGTTGGTGTTTCCTGATTTCTTTGTTTAATTTGATTATTCGACCCAATTTCCTTGTATTACTAGTTATTTAATTATCAAAActgacttttaagttggttttgatcataggtgaatgtcgagagtcccggatgaagatcaagcgtcgagcaagaaccgaacacacgttaaacGAAGCTTCCGCAATGCTGTTTCGTCGTTATTCTAAAACGATGAATTAAATTACACTATTTTGTCTTGCTTTCAAGTTTAGAAAAGTTCTAATAAACCCGTATTTGAGCATGAATGTTTAAATATAAATACTCAGTAATTTGTGAATATTTATGGAAATCGCTAAATAAACTTATGGTTGTTAAAGAGGTTGCCTTTTCCTCTTGAACCACCACCTGGTATTAGGCAACTTTTTCAAGATCCTTGGTTCCTATACAATATTAGAGCATATAACAATATGTTTTTTATGACCTCATTTGGGGCAGAGGCTAACGACACTATTAATGATGGTCGTGGTCCTTACGTTTTTAAAATCTCAGGCCAAGTTTCACATTGGATTGGATCTTTGTGCCCTCTACCTACTGAGAAACCATGTTTTTTACAAATGTACATATACGACACAGAGAATGAGATTTCAAACAGACTCCGATTCTTCAATAACTCACATCAACACAACCTTTCAGATAGTATTGTTGGCACGCTCAGCCAGATGTTAAATACCTACAATGGGTATGCTCGCCTCTTTAAAAACTCCGGCGACATCTGCAGAACGATAGAAGGTAGCTGTTATTCCATTCGTCTTTATAGTAACGTACCTGATAGAAGATATGGTGCTCCATCTGCAGACGCATTGGGTGGAATAGAATGCGGTGACAATTTCAATGCTAGCAACTATGACATCATCATTCACTCAAAAGACGGAATGCCTCAGAGAGTTAGTAAGCTTCATCAATCTTATATGCCATTACAATATCCACTTCTATTTCCTTTTGGTGAGGAAGGTTGGTCTCCGAAGCTTCAATTGCGTAAGGTCGATGGTTCTAAAGACAAGAGATTGACCGTTAACATGTACTACAGTTACCAGATTCATGAGCGTGTAGGTGTTTATTCCCTCCTCTTGAATGGTGGGCAACTTTTTCAACAGTATTTAGTAGACGCTTATTCATGTATAGAACAGAATAGACTCGATTACTTTAAAGCAAATCAAGATCTATTTCGTTCAGAATATATCGTTGGCATGTACGTTGCCCTTTCACGAGGTGATACGGAATGTCGTGATATAGGAAAGCGGATCTTTTTACCATCTTCGTTTACCGGTGGGCCATGTTACATGTATAAGCATTACCAAGACGCCTTAGCAATTTGCAGGGTCCATGGTAATCCGCAATACTTCATCACTTTCACATGCAATGTCAGGTGGCCTGAAATTATGAGATATATGCAACGTGTTGGGTGCGTTAATTCAAAAAATCGTCCTGACATCATAGCTCGGGTTTTCCAAATGAAAGTCGAAgaatttataaaatatataaaagaagATAACACATTTGGAGAAGTGGTAGCATGAAAGTTCTTATTTCTCACATTCCAATTTAGTTTCTTTTCTCATCATCACCAAATGTCCCtatatttgtttcctttgcaGATTTATACACTACTGAGTTTCAAAAAAGGGGATTACCGCACTATCACACTTTAATCTGGGTCACAGCAGTCGATAGAATACGAGACGCTTCAAATGTAGATAGTTACATTACTGCTGAGTTCCCGGATCAAAATTCTGAGCCTCTTTTGTATCAGACAATTACTGAATGCATGATTCATGGCCCGTGCGGGTTGCTCAATCCTAACGCTCCTTGTATGCGTGAAGGTAAATGTTCAAAGCATTTTCTAAAGTCGTTTGAAGCCGCTACGCTGTTTGACAAGGATGGCTATGTTCATTGCAAAAGACAAGCTACCAACTATCATGTGTCAAGGAATGGCCTCCAAATTGATTGCAGTTATGTTGTTCCATACAATAAACGTCTATGTAGCTGTTTCAATGCGCACATTAATGTAGAATATTGTGGTTGGAACATGATGATTAAGTACCTCTTTAAATACATCTCTAAGGAGTTGATCGTATTAAGTTTGCAATTCGTAAGTCTGAAACTCATTCACCATCTACATCGTCTGATGCGCCTCCTGTGgttgataaaattcaaaactttcTAGACGGCCGGTTTATTTCCCCACATGAAGCTTCGTGGAGAATTTTGAATTTCTCAATTCATGAACGCAGTCCTTCGGTCCAAGTCTTAGCTGTTCACTTGAAAAATATGCAAACTGTTACTTTTAAGGAGAGAAGCAAATTGCAATCTGTCATCAACAACCCGTCTTTTGGAAAAACGACTTTAACTGAATGGTTCTCTAATAACAACAAGGACTATAATGGATTGGACCTTACCTATAGAGATTATCCATCAAGATACCGTTGGGAGTTATCCGCTAAAGTATGGATTCGTAGAGTCCAAGCAAGACCTGCAGCAATTGGACGCCTTGTGTACGTACATCCCACAGCTGGTGAACTTTTCTATTTGTGCCTGCTACTTTGTCATCAAAAAGGTTGCAAGTCCTACTCTGATGTACGTACCGTGTCTTCTGTTACATACACAACTTTTAGAGGGGCATGTGAGTCGTTGGGTATATTAGGTGATGACAGAGAGTGGGCTGAAGCGTTCACTGAAGCATCAGCGTGGGCCACATCTTCAGAGTTAAGGTCTCTTTTCTGTCATTTGCTTTTATTTTGTGAGGTCGGTAACCCTTTAGTTTTATGGCAATCAGAGTGGAAAAAGATGGCTGATGATCTACTCTTGACTCTTAACTCTACTTTGTCAAATCCGACCTCACTTGTGAACGATTTTGATTTGCAACAGAAAGTCCTATTAGAGCTTGAAAAAATATTGAATTCCACTACTCCCTCTAAATCACTTAAGGATTTCGGCCTTCCTTTACCCTCTGAGAGTGTCCTTGCAACTTTGAGAAATCGCCTTTTGTTACAGGAAGTCAGTTATGATAGATCAGCACTGAGTCTACAACATTTGCAAATGCATTCACAGCTAAATATGGACCAACTTCTAGTTTACAATGCAGTTAGAGATTCATATGTTAATAAAACTCAGCTGTTACTGTTTGTTTACGGGCATGGTGGCACCGGGAAAACTTTTTTGTGGAATACGATCATTTCTTTTATTAGATCCATTGGGAAGGTTGTGTTAGCAGTGGCTGCATCAGGAATTGCCTCCCTTCTTTTACCATCGGGAAGAACGGCTCATTCTCGATTCAAAATACCTATAGATCTTACAGAACAATCAACGTGTGATATCAAGAAAAAAACGCAGTTGGGCGAC
This genomic interval carries:
- the LOC110901532 gene encoding uncharacterized protein LOC110901532, producing the protein MYIYDTENEISNRLRFFNNSHQHNLSDSIVGTLSQMLNTYNGYARLFKNSGDICRTIEGSCYSIRLYSNVPDRRYGAPSADALGGIECGDNFNASNYDIIIHSKDGMPQRVSKLHQSYMPLQYPLLFPFGEEGWSPKLQLRKVDGSKDKRLTVNMYYSYQIHERVGVYSLLLNGGQLFQQYLVDAYSCIEQNRLDYFKANQDLFRSEYIVGMYVALSRGDTECRDIGKRIFLPSSFTGGPCYMYKHYQDALAICRVHDLYTTEFQKRGLPHYHTLIWVTAVDRIRDASNVDSYITAEFPDQNSEPLLYQTITECMIHGPCGLLNPNAPCMREGVDRIKFAIRKSETHSPSTSSDAPPVVDKIQNFLDGRFISPHEASWRILNFSIHERSPSVQVLAVHLKNMQTVTFKERSKLQSVINNPSFGKTTLTEWFSNNNKDYNGLDLTYRDYPSRYRWELSAKVWIRRVQARPAAIGRLVYVHPTAGELFYLCLLLCHQKGCKSYSDVRTVSSVTYTTFRGACESLGILGDDREWAEAFTEASAWATSSELRSLFCHLLLFCEVGNPLVLWQSEWKKMADDLLLTLNSTLSNPTSLVNDFDLQQKVLLELEKILNSTTPSKSLKDFGLPLPSESVLATLRNRLLLQEVSYDRSALSLQHLQMHSQLNMDQLLVYNAVRDSYVNKTQLLLFVYGHGGTGKTFLWNTIISFIRSIGKVVLAVAASGIASLLLPSGRTAHSRFKIPIDLTEQSTCDIKKKTQLGDLLKQTSLVIWDEAPMSDRRCFECLDRSLKDVLGNDTDLFGGMSILLGGDFRQTLLVKPKSTQSEILNSTLPRSYLWPSFKVYTLTQNMRLNGDTQSSSTTRTSVMFASWLLDIGNGLIGKPDADDPHNTKNVEIPPDFLIQ